Proteins encoded in a region of the Sebastes fasciatus isolate fSebFas1 chromosome 9, fSebFas1.pri, whole genome shotgun sequence genome:
- the napba gene encoding N-ethylmaleimide-sensitive factor attachment protein, beta a, giving the protein MDNTGKEKEAMQLMAEADKKVKASGSFLGGMFGGNHKVEDACEMYARAANMFKMAKNWSAAGNAFCQAARLHMQLQNKLDSATSFVDAGNAYKKADPPEAINCLNQAIDIYTDMGRFTIAAKHHITIAEIYEAELVDIEKAIAHYEQAADYYKGEESNSSANKCLLKVGHYSAQLEQYQKAIEIYEQVAMSTMDNPLLKYNAKEYFFKASLCHFIVDELNAKLAIEKYEEMFPAFSDSRELKLLKKLLDSHEEQNSEAFTEAVKEYDSVSRLDQWLTTMLLRIKKTIAGDAGDLK; this is encoded by the exons ATGGACAACACCGGCAAAGAGAAGGAGGCCATGCAGCTGATGGCTGAGGCCGACAAGAAGGTCAAGGCGTCCGGATCCTTCCTCGGAGGGATGTTCGG gGGAAACCATAAGGTGGAGGACGCCTGTGAAATGTACGCCAGAGCAGCCAACATGTTCAAGATGGCAAAGAACTGGAGTG cTGCGGGGAATGCATTCTGTCAGGCTGCTCGGCTCCACATGCAGCTGCAGAACAAACTGGACTCCGCCACCAGCTTCGTCGACGCCGGCAACGCCTACAAGAAGGCCGACCCACCAG AGGCCATCAACTGTCTAAATCAGGCCATTGACATCTACACTGACATG GGTCGGTTTACCATCGCAGCCAAACATCACATCACTATAGCAGAGATTTATGAGGCTGAGCTGGTCGATATTGAGAAG gcCATCGCCCACTATGAGCAGGCAGCAGACTACTACAAGGGAGAAGAATCTAACAG ctccGCCAACAAATGTCTCCTGAAGGTCGGACACTACAGCGCTCAGCTGGAGCAGTACCAGAAAGCTATTGAAATCTATGAACAG gttgCTATGAGCACCATGGACAACCCTCTGCTGAAGTACAACGCTAAAGAGTATTTCTTCAAGGCTTCGCTGTGTCATTTCATAGTGGACGAGCTGAACGCCAAG ctcGCCATAGAAAAGTACGAGGAGATGTTTCCAGCCTTCTCAGACTCCAGAGAGCTCAAACTCTTAAAG AAACTCCTTGATTCCCACGAGGAGCAGAACAGCGAGGCGTTCACGGAGGCCGTTAAGGAGTACGACTCGGTGTCTCGTCTGGACCAGTGGTTGACCACGATGCTGCTCCGCATCAAAAAGACCATCGCGGGAGACGCTGGGGACCTGAAATAG
- the cdc5l gene encoding cell division cycle 5-like protein has product MPRIMIKGGVWRNTEDEILKAAVMKYGKNQWSRIASLLHRKSAKQCKARWYEWLDPSIKKTEWSREEEEKLLHLAKLMPTQWRTIAPIIGRTAAQCLEHYEYLLDKAAQRDNEEEVGDDPRKLKPGEIDPNPETKPARPDPVDMDEDELEMLSEARARLANTQGKKAKRKAREKQLEEARRLAALQKRRELRAAGIDVQKKRKKKRGVDYNAEIPFEKKPASGFYDTSMEQYNAQEPNFKRLRQQHLDGELRNEQEERERKKDRQKIKKKKESDLPSAILQTSGVAEFTKKRSKLVLPTPQISDAELEEVVKLGVASEVARQAAEESESGNSASSALLSEYSVTSAMSTGQRTPRTPAVQDRILQEAQNLMALTNIDTPLKGGLNTPLTESDFSGVTPKGQQIQTPNTVLTTPFRTPGQGQGQEGMTPQPGGALTPRGVVTPGSTPARTPLRDKLNINSEEQLADPAYAKHLQRESLQQLRQGLLSLPVPKNDFEIVLPENAEKDLEETEGETGFTEDSADVENRKQAVRDAEREKELKLRHTSVQRSLPRPTEVNESVLRPSSMEPLLDLQLAEELIKQEMITMLHFDCLHHPSANSASQLQRGKTRGPTSTSNNASHIAYLETHSYKPISTEEMEQAKALLAAEMEVVKAGMGHGDLSMEAYTQVWEECYGQVLYLPAQNRYTRANLASKKDRIESLEKKLEVNRGHMTAEARRAAKLEKKLKILLGGFQSRALGLLKQHGELWEQVEQSATELQTFNQLKKVEDTAIPRRKEALREDVERQMERERELQQRYGELLMDREGLINSAQKY; this is encoded by the exons ATGCCGAGAATCATGATTAAAGGAGGCGTGTGGCGCAACACGGAG GATGAGATCCTCAAGGCGGCGGTGATGAAATATGGGAAGAACCAGTGGTCTCGTATCGCTTCCCTGCTTCACCGCAAGTCTGCCAAACAGTGTAAAGCCAGATG gtaCGAGTGGTTGGACCCCAGCATCAAGAAAACAGAATggtccagagaagaggaggagaagctgcTCCATTTGGCCAAGCTGATGCCCACTCAATGGAGGACCATTGCTCCCATCATAGGACGCACTGCTGCCCAGTGCCTGGAGCACTATGAATACCTGCT agacAAGGCAGCGCAAAGAGACAATGAGGAAGAAGTGGGCGACGACCCCAGGAAGTTAAAACCAGGAGAGATCGACCCTAATCCTGAAACTAAACCTGCCAGACCCGACCCTGTGGACATGGATGAAG ATGAGCTGGAGATGCTGTCAGAGGCCAGGGCTCGACTGGCCAACACCCAGGGCAAGAAAGCCAAGAGGAAGGCCAGAGAGAAACAGCTGGAAGAAGCCAG ACGGTTGGCTGCTTTGCAGAAGCGCAGAGAGCTGAGAGCGGCAGGAATCGATGttcagaagaagaggaagaagaagagaggagtaGACTACAATGCTGAAATCCCCTTCGAAAAGAAACCTGCATCG GGTTTCTATGACACCAGCATGGAGCAGTACAACGCTCAGGAGCCAAACTTCAAACGACTCAGACAGCAGCACTTGGATGGAGAGCTACGCAA TGAGCAGGAGGAACgcgagagaaagaaagatagaCAGAAGatcaagaagaagaaagagagcgaTCTCCCATCTGCCATCCTGCAGACCAGCGGCGTGGCCGAGTTCACCAAGAAACGCTCCAAACTGGTTTTACCTACACCACAG ATCAGTGATGCTGAGCTGGAGGAAGTCGTCAAATTGGGTGTCGCCAGTGAGGTCGCCCGTCAAGCTGCCGAGGAGAGCGAAAGCGGTAACTCGGCCTCCTCCGCCCTCCTGTCAGAGTACAGCGTCACCAGCGCCATGTCAACGGGGCAACGTACCCCACGCACCCCCGCTGTCCAGGACAGGATACTGCAG gAAGCCCAGAACCTGATGGCTCTGACCAACATCGACACCCCTCTAAAGGGAGGCCTCAACACGCCGCTGACCGAGAGCGACTTCAGCGGAGTGACACCTAAGGGGCAGCAGATACAAACACCCAACACGGTTCTCACTACACCATTCAG AACCCCCGGACAAGGTCAGGGACAGGAGGGCATGACCCCTCAACCTGGAGGAGCGTTGACCCCGCGCGGGGTCGTGACCCCAGGTTCGACCCCCGCCCGCACTCCCCTGAGAGACAAACTGAATATTAACAGCGAGGAGCAACTGGCTGACCCGGCATACGCTAAACATCTG CAAAGAGAAAGCCTGCAGCAGCTGAGGCAGGGCCTGctgtcacttcctgttcccaAGAACGACTTTGAGATTGTTCTTCCGGAGAACGCAGAGAAGGACCTGGAAGAAACGGAGGGGGAGACGGGATTCACAGAAGACTCTGCAGATGTAGAGAACCGCAAGCAG gctgTACGGGATgctgaaagagagaaggagcTGAAGCTGCGACACACTTCTGTTCAGAGGAGTCTCCCCAGACCCACCGAG GTCAACGAGTCCGTCCTCCGTCCCTCGTCCATGGAGCCGCTGTTGGACCTCCAGCTGGCTGAGGAGCTGATCAAACAGGAAATGATCACCATGCTGCACTTCGACTGCCTGCACCACCCGTCGGCCAACTCAGCCAGTCAGCTGCAGCGCGGCAAAACCAGAGGCCCTACCTCTACATCTAACAACGCTTCTCACATAGCGTACCTGGAAACGCATTCCTACAAGCCAATTAGCACGGAGGAGATGGAGCAG GCAAAGGCTCTACTGGCAGCAGAAATGGAGGTGGTGAAGGCAGGAATGGGCCACGGTGATCTGAGCATGGAGGCCTACACTCAGGTGTGGGAGGAATGCTACGGACAG GTTTTATATCTACCCGCTCAGAACCGGTACACCAGAGCCAACCTGGCATCAAAGAAAGACCGTATTGAAAGCCTGGAGAAAAAACTAGAA GTGAACCGGGGCCACATGACCGCGGAGGCCCGGAGAGCCGCTAAACTGGAGAAGAAACTCAAAATCCTACTGGGAGGGTTTCAGTCCAGAGCCCTGGGGCTCCTGAAGCAGCACGGTGAACTCTGGGAACAG GTGGAGCAGTCGGCCACAGAGCTCCAGACCTTCAATCAGCTGAAGAAAGTAGAGGATACTGCGATTCCCAGGAGAAAAGAG gccCTTCGGGAGGACGTGGAGAGGCAGATGGAGCGAGAGCGAGAACTTCAGCAGAGATATGGAGAGCTGCTGATGGACAGGGAGGGACTGATCAACAGCGCTCAGAAATACTGA